A region of Bombus huntii isolate Logan2020A chromosome 15, iyBomHunt1.1, whole genome shotgun sequence DNA encodes the following proteins:
- the LOC126874085 gene encoding dedicator of cytokinesis protein 7, translated as MSSVQRAFTQKLSKQHAADVRRQIATSTSYSRDLSKSGSSFSGFSSTMSLCEVLEPLDYEEFLAQHQSVLDRDPLKSILDFPPGDVELKVVKRKIRTEEPIVPHESMDIVSPYVRRCIESFTSDWVIVHRKYKRRVSPIARDRLLQDTPRQDFEVDQEDTNGSGSPNEEEDLSNCGDTPRGSWASLDLRHSQHDPLLPTLLDRVCPETIDQMNEQKRSEDRQEALFPLYAPPASPDDEWQEIGIAPEPTEPFSHKILVKCLQLKLELEVEPIFASLALYDAKEKKKVSENFYVDMNSEGLKRMLGSHIAYSDASTLARSCVMSISKPSPDLFLVVRLEKVLQGDISECAEPYLREDKNKEKVRAAAAAACERLGRYRMPLAWTAIHISGVIGGGGDTDSTGSAGSLDRKSGGLEQWRKKVEPPARRGSLERRSSDKRRSWSPDDFANCLDTFRPITLTVSSFFKQESERLRDEDLYKLLVELRRPGSNLKRLKCLPGILKLDLSPRPEELPRCLDPDLRRLVPYPDEKSRPVKEILEFPSEVISPDLTYRNLLYIYPKEANFSSRTGSARNIAVRIQLMGGEQEADALTAIFGRSSCPEMTHECFTSVSYHNKNPNFYDEVKIRLPADLSAKHHLLFTFYHISCQKKAEQPNVETAVAYTWLPLLRDGHLQSGEFSLPAMLDPPPANYSYIAPDVLLPGTRWVDAHRGVFTVILEPVSSVHPQDKYIDRFLSLCGFLETGQVPPRIGEAGMESELKSALLELARASHSALVRSLPQLLDQLISLLVRPPTLPSQPLNVAATAFEAIGLLVRNITNLPDGQLDAHGRHALLATYIAYQCSLPRMTHAPGIVRAQSNPDLPLEDLEMEVHSRGLDRTASMRQESPSINSQPTRRLLHEELALHWVVSTGQARELAVTYSWFFLELIVRSMVVTLAEMGMLEAPRKSRFSPQFCDDVATLTATLTSEVTSRCGKENRIPNNLISSLGNFLSDLLSVMDRGFVLSLTRAACCSLSDASMHIPDSAALYALKLDLVRTICSHEHYVALNLPFGTGYTSGSAPASPSPSTGSSGSLISTLVPGDRARFSELSQEFRQQHFLVGIVLSDLSNTLEIPNPMLQNKAIGTIRHLMACHDVDSRYSDPAAKARVAALYLPLLNIIMDALPQLYHWDSKDKSVYPDESGSITQSVALAIAGGVSADTAGTQCRVSLSSEATRHLLMCVLWVLKGLEQSALTQWCSELSSRRILCLLQVLNIATAAFEYKGKKALKRLPPQAAATSDIRSRLEDVILGQGSARSEMMLRRKERMSGDKLRWRKDQMPYRSCEQSEGRAVEQDAHIEGALAAEASLVVLDTLETVVQADGGGGAVVGAVLKVLLRALARNQSTSVLQHMFNTQRALVFKYHSALFDEESERCGDLCLTLLTRCSSPLSAVRSHAAASLYLLMRQNFEIGNNFARVKMQVTTSLSALVGRGRAPSEGALRRALKTVLVYAERDTELADTSFPEQVKDLLFNLHMILSDTVKMKEFQEDPEMLLDLMYRIAKGYQGSPDLRLTWLANMAQQHMERKNHTEAAMCLVHSAALVAEYLHLLEPGGGGRPVGAVALAPITPNALEESAVGDDVLARREEGLCLGPDFSESGLAGLLEHAASSFHTAGMYEAIPDVYKVLLPIAEAAHDYKKLANIHGKLHEAYTRVEQLAGKRVFGTYFRVGFYGGRFGDLAGEEFVYKEPTLTKLPEIFSRLENFYAERFGAENIVIIKDSNPVDSSKLELDKAYVQITYVEPYFEPHELRHRPTIFHRNFNIKRFVYATPFTPGGKAHGELREQCKRKTILTVATHFPYLKTRIRVVARKQIVLSPIEVAIEDIQKKTAEVAAATAQEPPDAKMLQMVLQGCIGTTVNQGPAEVAVVFLSGLREQNAQPTRLQHKLRLCFKDFSKKCLDALKRNKNLIGPDQRDYQRELERNYQRLTERLSPLIAWSGPSLTNQQSVPSTSPRW; from the exons ATGTCATCTGTGCAGCGGGCTTTTACTCAAAAATTGAGTAAACAGCATGCAGCTGACGTTAGACGTCAGATTGCTACCTCTACCTCATATTCACGTGATCTGTCAAAGAGTGGCAGCTCATTCTCAGGCTTTTCTTCCACG atgTCACTATGTGAGGTATTAGAGCCACTAGACTATGAAGAATTTTTGGCTCAACATCAGTCAGTTCTTGACCGTGATCCtcttaaatcaatattagatTTTCCACCTGGTGATGTTGAATTAAAagttgtaaaaagaaaaatcagaaCAGAGGAACCAATTGTGCCTCATGAATCTAT GGACATAGTATCTCCTTATGTCAGAAGATGTATTGAAAGTTTCACTTCAGATTGGGTAATAGTGCACAGAAAATATAAACGTCGAGTTTCTCCAATAGCAAGAGACAGACTTCTTCAGGATACTCCAAGACAAGATTTTGAG GTGGATCAAGAGGATACAAATGGTTCAGGATCACCAAATGAAGAGGAAGATTTATCTAATTGTGGAGATACACCAAGAGGATCCTGGGCAAGTTTAGATTTAAGACATTCGCAACATGATCCTCTTCTTCCCACCTTATTGGACAGAGTTTGTCCAGAAACCATTGATCAAATGAACGAGCAAAAACGATCAGAAGATCGTCAA gaAGCATTATTTCCACTCTATGCACCTCCAGCTTCCCCTGATGATGAGTGGCAGGAAATTGGCATAGCACCAGAACCTACAGAACCTTTTTCACATAAAATTCTTGTGAAATGTCTCCAACTGAAATTGGAATTGGAAGTTGAACCAATATTCGCGAGTTTAGCTTTATACGATGccaaagaaaagaagaag GTATCTGAGAACTTTTATGTAGACATGAATTCGGAAGGCTTAAAAAGGATGCTTGGTAGTCATATTGCATACAGTGATGCCAGTACTTTAGCAAGAAGCTGTGTTATGAGTATCAGCAAGCCTAGTCCAGATTTATTTTTAGTTGTTAGACTTGAAAAGGTATTGCAAGGTGATATCTCTGAATGTGCTGAACCATATTTGCGTGAagataaaaacaaagaaaaa GTAAGGGCAGCTGCTGCAGCTGCATGTGAGCGTTTAGGTCGATATAGAATGCCACTTGCATGGACTGCCATTCACATTTCTGGTGTGATAGGAGGAGGTGGAGATACAGATAGCACAGGAAGTGCTGGATCTTTAGACAGAAAATCGGGTGGACTGGAACAGTGGCGTAAAAAAGTGGAACCACCCGCCAGAAGAGGATCTTTAGAAAGAAGAAGTTCAGATAAAAGACGTAGTTGGTCGCCAGACGATTTTGCTAATTGTCTTGATACATTTAG GCCTATCACATTGACTGTTTCAAGTTTCTTTAAACAAGAAAGTGAACGACTGAGAGACGAAGATTTATACAAACTTTTAGTCGAACTACGGAGACCTGGTTCTAATTTAAAGAGATTAAAATGTCTACCAGGTATACTAAAATTGGACCTTAGTCCTAGACCAGAAGAACTGCCTAGATGCTTGGATCCTGATCTCAGAAGATTAGTGCCATATCCTGATGAAAAGAGTCGGCCAGTCAAAGAAATACTTGAATTTCCGAGCGAAGTTATTTCGCCAGATTTGACGTATCGAAATCTCCTATACATTTATCCAAAG GAAGCAAACTTCAGTTCAAGGACTGGTTCTGCACGAAACATCGCCGTAAGAATTCAACTTATGGGTGGTGAACAGGAGGCTGATGCACTAACAGCTATTTTTGGAAGATCATCGTGTCCCGAAATGACTCACGAATGCTTCACTTCCGTTTCTTATCACAATAAGAATCCAAACTTTTACGACGAAGTGAAAATTCGACTTCCTGCTGATTTGAGTGCAAAACATCATTTGCTATTtacgttttatcatattagTTGCCAGAAGAAGGCGGAACAACCGAATGTTGAGACTGCTGTAGCATATACA tGGTTGCCACTTTTGAGAGATGGACATCTACAATCAGGGGAATTCAGTCTACCCGCGATGCTGGATCCACCACCAGCAAATTATTCATACATTGCACCTGATGTTCTTCTACCAGGTACAAGATGGGTGGATGCTCATAGAGGCGTTTTTACTGTGATTTTGGAACCAGTTTCTAGTGTTCATCCTCAGGATAAATACATTGATAG ATTTCTATCACTGTGTGGTTTTTTGGAAACTGGTCAAGTACCTCCACGCATTGGTGAAGCAGGGATGGAATCGGAATTAAAATCAGCTCTATTGGAATTGGCAAGAGCATCACATTCTGCTTTAGTACGATCGCTACCTCAATTGCTAGATCAATTAATATCCCTATTAGTGCGACCTCCAACACTACCATCTCAACCACTGAATGTGGCAGCAACCGCATTCGAGGCTATAGGTTTGCTAGTACGAAATATTACCAATCTACCTGATGGTCAATTAGATGCTCACGGGAGACACGCGCTTCTAGCAACCTATATTGCTTATCAATGCTCTTTACCAAGGATGACACATGCTCCTGGTATTGTTCGAGCTCAAAGCAACCCTGACCTGCCTCTAGAAGATTTAGAAATGGAGGTACACTCCAGAGGATTGGATCGAACAGCCTCTATGCGTCAAGAATCGCCTTCTATAAATAGTCAACCTACCAGAAGGCTTCTACACGAAGAACTAGCGTTACATTGGGTTGTATCGACAGGACAGGCACGAGAATTGGCTGTTACATATTCATGGTTCTTCTTGGAATTGATCGTTCGCTCTATGGTTGTGACATTAGCAGAAATGGGAATGTTGGAGGCTCCTCGAAAGTCGAGGTTCTCTCCCCAGTTCTGTGATGACGTGGCAACACTTACTGCAACGTTGACTTCAGAGGTGACTTCACGATGTGGAAAGGAAAACAGGATACCCAATAATCTAATATCGAGTCTAGGCAACTTTCTTTCTGATCTACTATCAGTGATGGACAGAGGATTCGTTTTGTCCCTAACTCGTGCTGCCTGTTGCTCTCTGTCAGATGCATCTATGCACATTCCTGATTCAGCTGCACTTTACGCGTTGAAATTGGACCTCGTACGGACAATATGCTCTCACGAGCATTATGTGGCACTGAATTTGCCGTTTGGAACTGGATATACGTCGGGATCGGCGCCAGCTTCTCCCAGTCCATCAACTGGAAGTTCTGGCAGTCTGATATCTACCCTAGTACCTGGAGATCGAGCTAGATTTTCTGAGCTCAGTCAGGAGTTCCGACAGCAACACTTTTTAGTAGGAATTGTTTTATCAGATTTGTCGAATACTCTAGAAATACCAAATCCTATGCTTCAAAACAAAGCTATTGGGACCATTCGACATCTTATGGCGTGCCATGACGTTGATTCACGATATTCTGATCCTGCTGCGAAAGCTAGAGTCGCTGCTCTCTATCTGCCACTTTTGAACATTATAATGGATGCTCTACCACAACTCTATCATTGGGATTCAAAGGACAAGAGCGTTTATCCTGACGAATCTGGTTCTATTACACAATCTGTGGCTTTAGCCATAGCTGGTGGAGTTTCTGCAGACACTGCAGGAACTCAATGTAGAGTTTCCTTGAGTTCAGAGGCTACAAGACATCTCTTGATGTGTGTCTTGTGGGTACTTAAGGGGTTGGAACAGTCTGCTTTAACACAGTGGTGTTCAGAACTAAGTTCTAGACGTATACTGTGTCTTCTTCAAGTTCTCAATATTGCCACTGCAGCTTTTGAATATAAAGGGAAAAAGGCGCTGAAGAGACTGCCTCCACAGGCGGCAGCTACAAGTGATATTCGATCTAGATTGGAGGATGTGATTCTTGGCCAAGGAAGCGCCAGAAGCGAGATGATGttgagaagaaaagagagaatgAGTGGGGACAAACTTAGGTGGCGTAAAGATCAGATGCCTTATAG ATCCTGCGAACAGTCAGAAGGCAGAGCTGTGGAGCAAGATGCTCATATAGAAGGTGCATTAGCAGCAGAAGCTTCCCTGGTAGTTTTGGATACTTTAGAAACAGTTGTCCAAGCTGATGGAGGAGgag GTGCGGTTGTAGGAGCCGTATTAAAAGTGCTTTTGAGAGCATTAGCAAGAAATCAGAGCACATCTGTGTTACAACATATGTTTAATACTCAGAGAGCTTTGGTATTTAAGTATCATAGTGCTCTGTTTGATGAGGAAAGCGAAAGGTGCGGAGATCtgtgtttgacattactcacTAGATGCAGCTCACCTCTAAGTGCTGTTCGGAGTCATGCTGCTGCCagtctttatttattaatgaggcaaaatttcgaaattggaAAC AATTTTGCCAGAGTTAAAATGCAAGTCACCACGTCTTTGTCTGCCCTTGTTGGAAGAGGGAGAGCTCCTAGTGAAGGAGCACTTAGGAGAGCATTAAAAACAGTGTTAGTATATGCTGAAAGGGATACAGAATTAGCAGACACAAGCTTTCCAGAACAAGTGAAGGATCTTTTGTTCAATCTACATATGATCCTGTCTGATACTGTTAAAATGAAGGAATTCCAGGAGGATCCAGAAATGCTTTTAGATCTCATGTATAG AATTGCAAAGGGATATCAAGGTTCACCAGATCTTAGACTCACATGGCTGGCAAATATGGCTCAGCAGCATATGGAAAGAAAGAATCACACAGAGGCAGCTATGTGTTTAGTGCACAGTGCTGCTTTAGTAGCAGAATATTTACACCTTTTGGAACCAGGAGGCGGCGGGCGACCAGTAGGAGCTGTTGCTTTAGCTCCTATCACACCAAATGCTTTAGAAGAGAGTGCAGTAGGAGATGATGTACTGGCAAGAAGAGAAGAAGGTTTATGTTTAGGACCAGACTTTTCAGAAAGTGGTTTAGCTGGTTTGCTGGAACATGCTGCCAGCTCTTTTCATACAGCTGGAATGTATGAAGCTATTCCTGATGTATACAAGGTGCTGCTTCCAATAGCAGAAGCCGCACACGATTACAAAAAATTAGCTAATATTCATGG GAAACTTCATGAAGCATATACACGAGTAGAACAATTAGCGGGAAAACGAGTATTTGGAACATATTTCAGAGTAGGATTTTATGGTGGGCGTTTTGGTGATCTTGCTGGTGAAGAATTCGTTTATAAAGAACCGACTTTGACAAAGCTACCAGAGATATTCTCGAGACTCGAGAATTTCTATGCTGAACGATTTGGCGCGGAAAATATTGTGATAATAAAAGATTCGAACCCTGTAGACTCCAGCAAGTTAGAACTAGATAAAGCCTATGTTCAGATCACATATGTGGAACCATATTTCGAGCCACATGAGCTCAGGCATAGACCAACTATTTTTCATaggaattttaatatta AGCGATTTGTATATGCAACGCCATTTACTCCTGGTGGTAAAGCTCATGGAGAATTAAGAGAACAGTGCAAACGTAAAACTATACTAACAGTAGCTACACACTTTCCTTATCTAAAGACAAGGATTCGCGTGGTTGCTAGGAAGCAAATAGTTTTAAGTCCAATTGAAGTTGCAATTGAAGATATACAAAAGAAAACTGCAGag GTTGCAGCAGCTACAGCTCAAGAACCACCTGATGCAAAGATGCTGCAGATGGTTCTTCAAGGTTGCATTGGAACAACAGTTAATCAAGGTCCTGCAGAAGTTGCTGTTGTGTTTCTTTCTGGATTAAGGGAACAGAATGCACAGCCCACTCGACTGCAGCATAAATTACGCCTATGTTTCAAGGATTTCTCAAAGAAATGTTTGGATGCtttgaaaagaaacaaaaatttaattggGCCAGATCAACGAGACTATCAACGAGAATTGGAAAGAAATTACCAAAGATTAACAGAAAGACTTTCTCCTCTTATTGCATGGAG TGGACCTTCATTAACAAATCAACAAAGTGTACCATCAACATCACCTCGTTGGTAA